A genome region from Lytechinus pictus isolate F3 Inbred chromosome 14, Lp3.0, whole genome shotgun sequence includes the following:
- the LOC129276746 gene encoding beta-mannosidase-like isoform X2 codes for MFVRHVWDVTPVLKVGENIIQVAFESPITFSATRFSSYPYDVPPDCPPPVQHGFCHPNFIRKEQSSFSWDWGPGFAPIGIWKDIYLEAFDDPILRDVTAISYESGNSVSEPPNPGWLNITMYFDLGNLPSNESINATVLVWFPTMNYTKIFDIEIDIDHDQISKQVFVPKAELWYPHGYGSQTLYPLNVTLKISRSGETSSRSMKVGFRNVELVQEKIANSTGLSFYFKINNIPIFIKGSNWIPADAFQERITRSNLTGLLQSAIDANIHALRVWGGGVYERDEFYELCDELGIIVWQDFMFACAMYPVDEVFRSSVAEEVHYQVRRLSSHPSIIAWSANNENEKALRKDWYDTSRNFTRYENDYIALYIGVIREIVLSQATGLPFMSSSPSNGLLTEMQGWVAKDPSSVYYGDVHYYNYSADCWDVSSYPKPRFASEYGVQSWPSFRTLGPVSIATDWSYSSAFSNHRQHHMFGQAQILAQIQRHFNLPSSKDHLVYFKDLLYLTQVSQALCIKFETEHYRRLQSILVDGQGHCMGALYWQLNDIWQAPSWSSIEYGGQWKMLHYYVKDFFSPILASGMIQDEELYGYSVTETDNLVDASFVTSIWSWTDLKPKYQVTNQFSQNALSSKMVLRIPLDDLLQKAACGSNPLPTCFVTMVIYHNNSTQLSPINPLFLSSFSDVIGLKKPVIRISSVSKVLTDEFLITLKTSSIAPFTWLDSGGLRGRFSQNGFLMMTPSISVTFFAWESMSTEELANSLTVSSLMDLY; via the exons ATGTTTGTACGTCATGTGTGGGATGTGACACCTGTATTGAAg GTTGGTGAGAATATCATCCAGGTTGCGTTTGAGTCACCGATCACCTTCTCGGCTACCAGGTTCAGCTCATACCCCTACGACGTACCCCCTGATTGCCCTCCTCCCGTACAACATGGGTTCTGTCATCCAAACTTCATCAGGAAAGAACAAAGTTCCTTCTCATGGGATTGGGGCCCAGGCTTTGCCCCTATCGGCATCTG gaaAGACATTTATTTGGAAGCATTTGATGATCCCATCCTCAGAGATGTGACTGCCATTTCATATGAAT CGGGAAATTCTGTCTCCGAACCCCCAAATCCAGGATGGCTGAATATCACCATGTACTTTGATCTTGGGAACCTTCCCTCCAACGAGAGCATTAATGCCACAGTGCTGGTGTGGTTTCCTACCAtgaattatacaaagatatttgacATTGAGATTGATATTGACCATGACCAGATCAGCAAGCAAGTCTTTGTCCCAAAG GCAGAATTATGGTACCCTCATGGGTATGGCTCCCAGACCCTATATCCTCTCAATGTCACCTTGAAGATTTCAAGGTCAGGTGAGACCAGCTCAAGGTCAATGAAGGTCGGATTTAGAAATGTGGAGCTTGTGCAAGAAAAGATTGCTAATAGTACAG GATTGTCCTTTTACTtcaaaatcaacaacattccCATCTTCATCAAGGGTTCTAACTGGATACCAGCGGATGCATTCCAGGAACGAATCACCCGCAGCAACCTGACCGGCCTCCTCCAGTCGGCAATTGATGCCAACATCCACGCCCTAAGAGTCTGGGGTGGGGGCGTCTACGAGCGAGATGAATTTTACGAGCTCTGCGATGAGCTTGGGATTATAGTATGGCAGGATTTTATGTTCGCCTGTGCTATGTATCCAGTTGATGAAGTGTTCCGTTCATCAGTTGCTGAAGAAGTCCACTATCAG GTGCGCAGATTGAGCAGTCACCCATCTATCATCGCATGGAGtgcaaataatgaaaatgagaaagcaTTGAGAAAAGATTG GTATGACACCAGCAGGAATTTCACCAGATATGAGAATGACTACATAGCCCTCTACATTGGGGTGATAAGAGAGATAGTCCTCTCACAAGCAACTGGTCTACCGTTTATGAGTTCTAGTCCCTCTAATGGTCTACTGACTGAGATGCAGGGCTGGGTGGCCAAGGACCCGTCTTCTGTGTATTATGGTGATG TCCACTACTACAACTATAGTGCAGATTGTTGGGATGTATCCAGCTATCCTAAACCACGTTTTGCCTCAGAGTATGGAGTCCAGTCCTGGCCGTCGTTCAGGACACTCGGTCCTGTTTCCATAGCAACTGACTGGTCCTACTCCAGTGCATTCAGTAACCACAGACAGCACCACATGTTTG GTCAGGCCCAGATATTGGCTCAGATCCAGAGACATTTCAACCTACCATCATCAAAAGATCACCTTGTTTACTTCAAGGATTTGCTCTACCTAACACAA GTATCCCAAGCCTTGTGCATCAAGTTTGAAACAGAGCATTATAGACGGCTTCAGAGCATCTTGGTCGATGGTCAAGGTCACTGTATGGGGGCGCTCTACTGGCAGCTAAATGATATCTGGCAGGCTCCCTCGTGGTCATCAATAG AATATGGAGGCCAGTGGAAGATGCTTCATTACTATGTGAAGGATTTCTTCTCTCCCATCCTTGCCTCGGGCATGATACAAGATGAAGAGCTGTATGGCTACTCAGTCACAGAAACAGACAACCTTGTCGATGCTAGCTTCGTCACCTCCATCTGGTCTTGGACAGATCTGAAACCAAAGTATCAAGTTACCAATCAGTTTTCTCAG AATGCACTATCATCTAAGATGGTCCTCAGAATACCCCTCGATGACCTCCTTCAGAAAGCAGCGTGTGGTTCAAACCCTCTTCCCACTTGCTTTGTAACCATGGTGATATACCATAACAACTCCACCCAACTCTCACCAATCAATCCTCTCTTTCTGTCATCCTTCAGTGATGTGATTGGACTAAAGAAACCAGTTATAAGA ATCTCTTCTGTCAGCAAAGTTTTAACAGATGAGTTCCTCATTACCCTCAAAACCAGCAGCATTGCTCCATTCACTTGGCTGGACAGCGGTGGTCTTAGAGGGCGCTTCTCACAAAATGGCTTCCTAATGATGACGCCCTCGATATCGGTGACTTTCTTTGCATGGGAGTCAATGTCTACCGAAGAACTTGCCAACTCACTCACAGTTTCATCTTTAATGGACTTGTATTGA
- the LOC129276746 gene encoding beta-mannosidase-like isoform X1, producing MLFFILIVLASCWLQTNGELTFDLNGQWKLTNSNGSISIPGQVPGSVHTDLISSGILSDPYYRFNDDLYKWVGRENWTYTHSFTVPSELVKKHNVKLVSKGLDTIANITLNGIPVGSSTNMFVRHVWDVTPVLKVGENIIQVAFESPITFSATRFSSYPYDVPPDCPPPVQHGFCHPNFIRKEQSSFSWDWGPGFAPIGIWKDIYLEAFDDPILRDVTAISYESGNSVSEPPNPGWLNITMYFDLGNLPSNESINATVLVWFPTMNYTKIFDIEIDIDHDQISKQVFVPKAELWYPHGYGSQTLYPLNVTLKISRSGETSSRSMKVGFRNVELVQEKIANSTGLSFYFKINNIPIFIKGSNWIPADAFQERITRSNLTGLLQSAIDANIHALRVWGGGVYERDEFYELCDELGIIVWQDFMFACAMYPVDEVFRSSVAEEVHYQVRRLSSHPSIIAWSANNENEKALRKDWYDTSRNFTRYENDYIALYIGVIREIVLSQATGLPFMSSSPSNGLLTEMQGWVAKDPSSVYYGDVHYYNYSADCWDVSSYPKPRFASEYGVQSWPSFRTLGPVSIATDWSYSSAFSNHRQHHMFGQAQILAQIQRHFNLPSSKDHLVYFKDLLYLTQVSQALCIKFETEHYRRLQSILVDGQGHCMGALYWQLNDIWQAPSWSSIEYGGQWKMLHYYVKDFFSPILASGMIQDEELYGYSVTETDNLVDASFVTSIWSWTDLKPKYQVTNQFSQNALSSKMVLRIPLDDLLQKAACGSNPLPTCFVTMVIYHNNSTQLSPINPLFLSSFSDVIGLKKPVIRISSVSKVLTDEFLITLKTSSIAPFTWLDSGGLRGRFSQNGFLMMTPSISVTFFAWESMSTEELANSLTVSSLMDLY from the exons atgcttttctttattttaattgTTCTTGCCAGTTGTTGGCTGCAGACAAATGGagaattgacctttgacctcaatgGGCAGTGGAAGCTGACCAATTCAAATGGCA GTATTTCCATTCCTGGTCAGGTTCCAGGGAGCGTTCACACTGACCTCATTTCATCGGGTATCCTGTCTGATCCATACTATCGATTCAATGATGATCTCTATAAATGGGTAGGCAGGGAGAACTGGACCTACACTCACAGCTTTACTG tGCCGAGTGAATTGGTGAAGAAACACAATGTAAAGCTGGTGAGCAAAGGCCTTGATACGATTGCAAACATCACTCTCAATGGCATTCCAGTTGGTTCATCAACAAACATGTTTGTACGTCATGTGTGGGATGTGACACCTGTATTGAAg GTTGGTGAGAATATCATCCAGGTTGCGTTTGAGTCACCGATCACCTTCTCGGCTACCAGGTTCAGCTCATACCCCTACGACGTACCCCCTGATTGCCCTCCTCCCGTACAACATGGGTTCTGTCATCCAAACTTCATCAGGAAAGAACAAAGTTCCTTCTCATGGGATTGGGGCCCAGGCTTTGCCCCTATCGGCATCTG gaaAGACATTTATTTGGAAGCATTTGATGATCCCATCCTCAGAGATGTGACTGCCATTTCATATGAAT CGGGAAATTCTGTCTCCGAACCCCCAAATCCAGGATGGCTGAATATCACCATGTACTTTGATCTTGGGAACCTTCCCTCCAACGAGAGCATTAATGCCACAGTGCTGGTGTGGTTTCCTACCAtgaattatacaaagatatttgacATTGAGATTGATATTGACCATGACCAGATCAGCAAGCAAGTCTTTGTCCCAAAG GCAGAATTATGGTACCCTCATGGGTATGGCTCCCAGACCCTATATCCTCTCAATGTCACCTTGAAGATTTCAAGGTCAGGTGAGACCAGCTCAAGGTCAATGAAGGTCGGATTTAGAAATGTGGAGCTTGTGCAAGAAAAGATTGCTAATAGTACAG GATTGTCCTTTTACTtcaaaatcaacaacattccCATCTTCATCAAGGGTTCTAACTGGATACCAGCGGATGCATTCCAGGAACGAATCACCCGCAGCAACCTGACCGGCCTCCTCCAGTCGGCAATTGATGCCAACATCCACGCCCTAAGAGTCTGGGGTGGGGGCGTCTACGAGCGAGATGAATTTTACGAGCTCTGCGATGAGCTTGGGATTATAGTATGGCAGGATTTTATGTTCGCCTGTGCTATGTATCCAGTTGATGAAGTGTTCCGTTCATCAGTTGCTGAAGAAGTCCACTATCAG GTGCGCAGATTGAGCAGTCACCCATCTATCATCGCATGGAGtgcaaataatgaaaatgagaaagcaTTGAGAAAAGATTG GTATGACACCAGCAGGAATTTCACCAGATATGAGAATGACTACATAGCCCTCTACATTGGGGTGATAAGAGAGATAGTCCTCTCACAAGCAACTGGTCTACCGTTTATGAGTTCTAGTCCCTCTAATGGTCTACTGACTGAGATGCAGGGCTGGGTGGCCAAGGACCCGTCTTCTGTGTATTATGGTGATG TCCACTACTACAACTATAGTGCAGATTGTTGGGATGTATCCAGCTATCCTAAACCACGTTTTGCCTCAGAGTATGGAGTCCAGTCCTGGCCGTCGTTCAGGACACTCGGTCCTGTTTCCATAGCAACTGACTGGTCCTACTCCAGTGCATTCAGTAACCACAGACAGCACCACATGTTTG GTCAGGCCCAGATATTGGCTCAGATCCAGAGACATTTCAACCTACCATCATCAAAAGATCACCTTGTTTACTTCAAGGATTTGCTCTACCTAACACAA GTATCCCAAGCCTTGTGCATCAAGTTTGAAACAGAGCATTATAGACGGCTTCAGAGCATCTTGGTCGATGGTCAAGGTCACTGTATGGGGGCGCTCTACTGGCAGCTAAATGATATCTGGCAGGCTCCCTCGTGGTCATCAATAG AATATGGAGGCCAGTGGAAGATGCTTCATTACTATGTGAAGGATTTCTTCTCTCCCATCCTTGCCTCGGGCATGATACAAGATGAAGAGCTGTATGGCTACTCAGTCACAGAAACAGACAACCTTGTCGATGCTAGCTTCGTCACCTCCATCTGGTCTTGGACAGATCTGAAACCAAAGTATCAAGTTACCAATCAGTTTTCTCAG AATGCACTATCATCTAAGATGGTCCTCAGAATACCCCTCGATGACCTCCTTCAGAAAGCAGCGTGTGGTTCAAACCCTCTTCCCACTTGCTTTGTAACCATGGTGATATACCATAACAACTCCACCCAACTCTCACCAATCAATCCTCTCTTTCTGTCATCCTTCAGTGATGTGATTGGACTAAAGAAACCAGTTATAAGA ATCTCTTCTGTCAGCAAAGTTTTAACAGATGAGTTCCTCATTACCCTCAAAACCAGCAGCATTGCTCCATTCACTTGGCTGGACAGCGGTGGTCTTAGAGGGCGCTTCTCACAAAATGGCTTCCTAATGATGACGCCCTCGATATCGGTGACTTTCTTTGCATGGGAGTCAATGTCTACCGAAGAACTTGCCAACTCACTCACAGTTTCATCTTTAATGGACTTGTATTGA
- the LOC129276011 gene encoding inhibitor of growth protein 4-like: MATALYLEQYLDSIENLPFELQRNFTLMRDLDQRTQELAKSIDEDTVNYLKNVRDLKPEQRAERLKKINHSFTKSREYGDDKVQLAMQTYEMVDKHIRRLDADLARFEQELKERTLEQATPIEGREKKKKGTEKTAKKLKKAGRSSDDETPKTSRKKMKTTAVEPVVTPILTLPSVINSPSDVLDMPVDPNEPTYCLCHQVSYGEMIGCDNPDCPIEWFHFACVGLVTKPKGKWFCPKCSPEKKKK, encoded by the exons ATGGCTACAGCACTTTATCTCGAACAGTACCTCGACA gtATTGAAAATCTTCCTTTTGAGCTTCAAAGGAACTTCACACTGATGAGAGATTTGGACCAGAGAACACAAG aacttgccaagagtatagaCGAGGATACGGTGAACTACTTGAAGAATGTCAGGGATCTGAAGCCAGAACAGAGAGCTGAGAGATTAAAGAAGATAAATCACTCTTTCACAAAAAGTAGGGAATATGGCGACGACAAAGTACAGCTTGCTATGCAGACATATGAAATG GTTGACAAGCATATACGACGGTTAGACGCAGACTTGGCGAGGTTTGAACAGGAGCTCAAAGAGAGAACACTAGAACAAGCCACGCCCAtagaaggaagagaaaaaa AAAAGAAAGGAACTGAAAAAACAGCGAAGAAGTTGAAAAAAGCTGGAAGATCGTCTGATGATGAAACACCAAAGACATCAAGAAAGAAGATGAAGACTACTGCAGTAGAACC TGTTGTAACACCCATCCTCACGTTACCATCAGTTATCAACTCACCTTCAGATGTCCTAGACATGCCTGTCGACCCCAACGAACCCACGTATTGCTTATGCCACCAAGTTTCCTATGGCGAGATGATAGGCTGCGATAATCCAGAT TGTCCGATAGAATGGTTCCATTTTGCATGTGTTGGTCTCGTCACAAAACCAAAAGGAAAATG GTTCTGTCCGAAGTGTTCAccggagaagaaaaagaaataa